A genomic window from Pseudomonas leptonychotis includes:
- the glmS gene encoding glutamine--fructose-6-phosphate transaminase (isomerizing), which produces MCGIVGAVAERNITAVLVEGLKRLEYRGYDSAGVALLNDQGGLQRSRRVGKVSELEAALSQEPLAGRLGIAHTRWATHGAPSERNAHPHFSGKEPGSELAVVHNGIIENHEALRAQLKEQGYVFSSDTDTEVIVHLLDHTLKSQPDLTAALKLAVKQLHGAYGLAVISAKQPDRLIAARSGSPLVIGLGLGENFLASDQLALRQVTDRFMYLEEGDIAEIQRDSVQIWDAVGQPVVRESVQYHEGAEAADKGEYRHFMLKEIFEQPKVVQRTLEGRLGSDHVLVQAFGPQAAELFGKVRNVQIVACGTSYHAGMVARYWLEELAGIPCQIEVASEFRYRKVVVQPDTLFVSISQSGETADTLAALRNGKELGYLASLAICNVGISSLVRESDLCLLTLAGPEIGVASTKAFTTQLVALMLLTLSLGQVRGTLDKALEAELVDELRRLPTRLGEALAMHDVVEKVSELFAEKHHSLFLGRGAQYPVAMEGALKLKEISYIHAEAYPAGELKHGPLALVDADMPVVTVAPNNELLEKLKSNLQEVRARGGELVVFADEQAGMSNGEGTHVVNMPHIHDALAPILYTIPLQLLSYYVAVLKGTDVDQPRNLAKSVTVE; this is translated from the coding sequence ATGTGTGGCATCGTGGGCGCAGTCGCCGAACGTAATATTACCGCCGTGTTGGTTGAAGGCCTCAAGCGCCTGGAATACCGCGGTTATGACAGCGCCGGTGTGGCGTTGCTGAATGATCAGGGCGGCCTGCAACGCAGTCGTCGGGTGGGCAAGGTCAGCGAGCTGGAAGCGGCATTGAGCCAGGAGCCGCTGGCTGGCCGCCTGGGCATAGCCCACACCCGCTGGGCCACCCACGGCGCGCCAAGCGAGCGCAATGCCCACCCGCACTTCTCTGGTAAAGAGCCCGGTAGCGAGCTGGCGGTGGTGCATAACGGCATCATCGAAAACCACGAAGCACTGCGTGCTCAGCTGAAAGAGCAGGGTTATGTATTCAGCTCGGATACTGATACCGAGGTGATCGTGCACCTGCTCGACCACACCCTCAAATCCCAGCCTGATTTGACTGCCGCTCTGAAGTTGGCGGTTAAGCAACTGCACGGCGCTTACGGTTTGGCAGTGATCAGTGCCAAGCAGCCTGACCGTCTTATCGCTGCGCGCAGCGGCAGCCCGCTGGTGATTGGTCTGGGTTTGGGTGAAAACTTCCTGGCATCCGACCAGCTTGCTCTAAGGCAAGTCACTGACCGTTTCATGTATCTGGAAGAAGGCGACATCGCCGAAATCCAGCGCGACAGCGTGCAGATTTGGGACGCTGTGGGCCAGCCTGTGGTGCGCGAAAGCGTGCAGTACCACGAAGGCGCCGAAGCCGCCGACAAGGGCGAGTATCGTCACTTTATGCTCAAGGAAATTTTCGAGCAGCCTAAGGTGGTGCAGCGCACCCTAGAAGGCCGTCTGGGTTCTGATCACGTACTGGTGCAAGCGTTCGGCCCACAAGCCGCCGAGCTGTTTGGCAAAGTGCGCAACGTGCAGATCGTCGCCTGTGGCACCAGTTATCACGCCGGCATGGTCGCTCGTTACTGGCTGGAAGAGCTAGCCGGGATTCCCTGCCAGATCGAAGTGGCCAGCGAGTTCCGCTATCGCAAGGTGGTGGTGCAGCCCGACACTCTGTTTGTCAGCATCTCCCAGTCCGGCGAAACCGCCGACACTCTGGCCGCGCTGCGTAATGGTAAAGAGCTGGGCTACTTGGCCAGCCTGGCGATCTGTAACGTTGGCATCAGCTCCTTGGTGCGTGAATCGGATCTGTGCCTGCTGACTTTGGCCGGTCCAGAAATCGGCGTGGCTTCGACTAAAGCCTTCACCACCCAACTGGTGGCATTGATGTTGCTGACCCTGTCCCTCGGTCAGGTACGCGGCACCCTGGATAAAGCCCTGGAAGCCGAATTAGTCGATGAGCTGCGTCGCCTGCCGACCCGTCTGGGCGAGGCTTTGGCCATGCACGATGTGGTGGAGAAGGTTTCCGAGTTGTTTGCCGAGAAGCACCACAGCCTGTTCCTCGGTCGGGGCGCGCAGTACCCGGTGGCGATGGAAGGCGCGCTCAAGCTCAAGGAAATCTCCTATATCCACGCCGAAGCCTACCCAGCCGGTGAACTCAAGCACGGTCCGCTGGCCTTGGTCGACGCCGATATGCCGGTGGTCACCGTGGCGCCAAACAACGAGCTGCTGGAAAAACTCAAATCCAACCTGCAGGAAGTGCGCGCCCGTGGCGGTGAGCTGGTGGTGTTTGCCGACGAGCAAGCCGGCATGAGCAACGGTGAAGGCACCCACGTGGTGAATATGCCGCACATCCACGACGCTCTCGCGCCAATTCTCTACACCATCCCGCTGCAGCTGTTGTCGTACTACGTGGCCGTGCTCAAAGGCACCGACGTTGACCAGCCGCGCAACTTGGCCAAGAGCGTCACGGTCGAGTAA
- a CDS encoding DeoR/GlpR family DNA-binding transcription regulator, whose protein sequence is MSKRNTPQRRHTILALLAEQGEVSVDELSKAFATSEVTIRKDLAALEKSGLLLRRYGGAVTMPQELISDVQPISQYKQAIARAGVARIREHARIIIDSGTTTAAMIPQLGHKPGLVVMTNSLNVARAISELEHEPVLLMTGGTWDPHSESFQGQVAEQVLRSYDFDQLFIGADGIDLNRGTTTFNELLGLSRVMADVAREVVVMVESDKIGRKIPNLELPWSGIHTLITDERLADEAREQLTARGIKLICAAIDV, encoded by the coding sequence ATGTCGAAACGCAACACTCCGCAACGTCGCCACACCATTCTTGCCCTGCTCGCTGAGCAAGGTGAAGTGAGTGTGGATGAGTTGTCGAAAGCCTTCGCCACCTCTGAAGTGACCATTCGCAAGGATCTCGCCGCCCTGGAAAAGAGTGGCCTGCTGCTGCGTCGTTACGGCGGCGCCGTGACGATGCCGCAAGAGTTGATCAGTGACGTTCAACCCATCTCGCAATACAAGCAAGCCATCGCCCGTGCCGGTGTGGCGCGCATTCGTGAGCACGCACGGATCATCATCGACAGTGGCACCACCACGGCGGCGATGATTCCGCAGCTCGGCCATAAGCCCGGTCTGGTGGTGATGACCAACTCGCTGAACGTGGCCCGTGCCATCAGCGAGCTGGAACATGAACCGGTGTTGCTGATGACCGGCGGCACCTGGGACCCGCATTCGGAGTCTTTCCAGGGCCAGGTCGCCGAACAGGTGCTGCGCTCTTACGATTTCGATCAGCTGTTTATCGGTGCAGATGGCATCGACCTCAATCGTGGCACCACCACTTTCAATGAGTTGCTGGGTTTGAGCCGGGTAATGGCGGACGTAGCCCGCGAAGTGGTGGTGATGGTCGAGAGCGACAAGATCGGCCGCAAGATTCCCAATCTGGAGCTGCCCTGGAGCGGCATCCATACCCTGATAACCGACGAGCGCCTCGCTGATGAGGCTCGTGAACAATTGACCGCCCGCGGGATCAAGCTGATCTGCGCGGCAATAGACGTTTAA
- the glmU gene encoding bifunctional UDP-N-acetylglucosamine diphosphorylase/glucosamine-1-phosphate N-acetyltransferase GlmU, which translates to MSLDIVILAAGQGTRMRSALPKVLHPIAGKSMLGHVIDTARQLKPQGIHVVIGHGAERVREQLAADDLNFVLQTEQLGTGHAVAQALPELTAERVLILYGDVPLIEVETLQRLLKLVSEQQLGLLTVNLNDPTGYGRIVRDARGVVNAIVEHKDASAEQRLISEGNTGILAVPGKRLGEWLGRLSNSNVQGEYYLTDVIAMAVADGLVVATEQAADEMEVLGANDRIQLSQLERHYQYRAARQLMVQGVTLIDPARFDLRGEVTVGRDVTIDINVIIEGQVVIEDGVQIGPNCVIKNSTLRAGAIIKANSHLEGAEVGEGADCGPFARLRPGTVLGAKAHVGNFVELKNAKLGEGAKAGHLSYLGDAEIGARSNIGAGTITCNYDGANKFKTVLGEDVFIGSNSALVAPVTLGDRATTGAGSVITGDVPDNTLAVGRAKQRNIEGWKRPTKK; encoded by the coding sequence ATGTCGCTCGATATCGTCATCCTCGCCGCCGGCCAAGGCACCCGCATGCGCTCCGCCTTGCCCAAGGTTCTGCATCCGATTGCCGGTAAATCCATGCTCGGGCATGTGATCGACACGGCACGCCAGCTCAAGCCACAAGGCATTCATGTGGTGATTGGCCACGGTGCAGAGCGGGTACGCGAGCAGTTGGCCGCGGATGATTTGAACTTCGTGCTGCAAACTGAGCAGCTGGGCACCGGCCACGCTGTCGCCCAAGCCTTACCCGAGCTGACGGCCGAGCGTGTGCTGATTCTCTACGGCGATGTACCGCTGATCGAAGTGGAAACCTTGCAACGCTTGTTGAAGTTGGTCAGCGAGCAGCAGCTTGGACTGTTGACCGTCAACCTGAATGACCCGACCGGTTACGGCCGCATCGTTCGCGACGCCCGTGGTGTAGTCAACGCCATCGTCGAGCACAAGGACGCCAGCGCCGAGCAGCGTCTCATCAGTGAAGGCAACACAGGCATTCTTGCCGTACCGGGCAAACGTCTGGGCGAATGGCTGGGTCGCCTGTCTAACAGCAACGTTCAGGGTGAGTATTACCTGACCGACGTGATCGCCATGGCAGTGGCTGATGGCTTGGTAGTCGCCACCGAACAGGCGGCTGATGAAATGGAAGTGTTGGGCGCCAACGACCGCATTCAGCTCTCGCAGCTGGAGCGTCATTACCAGTACCGCGCCGCGCGCCAGCTGATGGTACAGGGCGTGACCCTGATCGACCCTGCGCGTTTTGACCTGCGCGGTGAGGTCACGGTGGGTCGCGATGTCACCATCGACATCAACGTGATTATCGAAGGTCAGGTGGTGATCGAGGATGGCGTACAGATCGGGCCGAACTGCGTGATCAAGAACAGCACCCTGCGCGCCGGTGCGATCATCAAAGCCAATAGCCACTTGGAAGGTGCGGAAGTAGGTGAGGGCGCCGATTGCGGCCCGTTCGCGCGTCTACGTCCGGGTACGGTGTTGGGCGCCAAGGCTCATGTGGGCAACTTCGTTGAGCTAAAGAACGCCAAGCTGGGTGAAGGCGCCAAGGCCGGCCATCTGAGTTATCTGGGCGATGCTGAGATCGGTGCGCGAAGCAATATTGGTGCTGGCACCATTACTTGTAATTATGACGGTGCCAACAAGTTCAAAACCGTACTCGGTGAAGACGTCTTTATCGGCTCCAACAGCGCATTGGTTGCGCCAGTGACTCTGGGTGATCGCGCCACCACCGGCGCCGGTTCGGTGATTACTGGTGATGTGCCGGATAACACCCTGGCTGTCGGTCGCGCCAAGCAGCGCAACATCGAAGGCTGGAAGCGGCCGACCAAGAAGTGA
- a CDS encoding F0F1 ATP synthase subunit epsilon: MAMTVHCDIVSAEGEIFSGLVEMVIAHGNLGDIGIAPGHAPLITDLKPGPIRLVKLGGEAEVFYISGGFLEVQPSMIKVLADTVQRAADIDEAAAQLALQAAEKALHEQGAEFDYGSAAAHLAEVAAQLRTVQQLRKKFGG; this comes from the coding sequence ATGGCTATGACAGTCCATTGCGACATCGTCAGCGCAGAAGGCGAGATCTTCTCCGGTCTGGTCGAGATGGTGATTGCGCACGGTAACCTGGGTGATATCGGTATCGCTCCAGGTCACGCGCCGCTGATCACCGACCTCAAGCCGGGCCCGATTCGTCTGGTCAAGCTGGGTGGCGAAGCCGAGGTGTTTTACATCTCCGGTGGTTTCCTGGAAGTCCAGCCGAGCATGATCAAAGTGCTGGCTGATACCGTGCAGCGTGCTGCCGATATCGATGAAGCTGCTGCTCAGCTAGCCCTCCAGGCTGCTGAGAAAGCGCTGCATGAGCAAGGTGCCGAGTTCGATTACGGCTCTGCGGCTGCTCATCTGGCCGAGGTTGCAGCTCAGCTGCGTACCGTTCAGCAGTTGCGTAAGAAGTTCGGCGGTTAA
- the atpD gene encoding F0F1 ATP synthase subunit beta, producing the protein MSSGRIVQIIGAVIDVEFPRDQVPSVYEALKVVGAETTLEVQQQLGDGVVRTIAMGSTEGLKRGLNVASTGAGIQVPVGVKTLGRIMDVLGNPIDEAGPIGEEERWGIHRAAPSYAEQAGSNELLETGIKVIDLVCPFAKGGKVGLFGGAGVGKTVNMMELIRNIAIEHSGYSVFAGVGERTREGNDFYHEMKDSNVLDKVALVYGQMNEPPGNRLRVALTGLTMAEKFRDEGRDVLFFVDNIYRYTLAGTEVSALLGRMPSAVGYQPTLAEEMGVLQERITSTKTGSITSIQAVYVPADDLTDPSPATTFAHLDATVVLSRDIASLGIYPAVDPLDSTSRQLDPMVIGQEHYDTARGVQYVLQRYKELKDIIAILGMDELSETDKQLVSRARKIQRFLSQPFFVAEVFTGSPGKYVSLKDTIAGFSGILKGDYDHLPEQAFYMVGSIEEAVEKAKKL; encoded by the coding sequence CGGCGTGGTACGTACCATTGCGATGGGTTCGACCGAAGGCCTCAAGCGTGGCCTGAACGTCGCTAGCACTGGCGCAGGTATCCAGGTACCGGTTGGGGTTAAAACCCTGGGCCGTATCATGGACGTGCTGGGCAACCCAATCGACGAAGCTGGCCCGATTGGCGAAGAAGAGCGTTGGGGCATTCACCGTGCCGCGCCTTCCTATGCTGAGCAAGCTGGCTCCAACGAACTGCTGGAAACTGGCATCAAGGTTATCGACCTGGTCTGCCCGTTCGCCAAAGGCGGTAAAGTCGGTCTGTTCGGTGGTGCCGGTGTCGGCAAGACCGTAAACATGATGGAACTGATCCGTAACATCGCCATCGAGCACAGCGGTTATTCCGTGTTCGCCGGTGTGGGTGAGCGTACTCGTGAGGGTAACGACTTCTACCACGAGATGAAGGACTCCAACGTTCTCGACAAGGTAGCCCTGGTTTACGGTCAGATGAACGAGCCACCAGGCAACCGTCTGCGCGTAGCACTGACCGGCCTGACCATGGCTGAGAAGTTCCGTGACGAAGGCCGTGATGTTCTGTTCTTCGTGGACAACATCTACCGTTACACCCTGGCCGGTACTGAAGTATCCGCACTGCTGGGCCGTATGCCTTCGGCAGTGGGTTATCAGCCGACCCTGGCCGAAGAAATGGGCGTTCTGCAAGAACGTATTACTTCGACCAAGACCGGTTCGATCACCTCGATCCAAGCGGTATACGTACCTGCGGATGACTTGACTGACCCGAGCCCGGCGACCACTTTCGCCCACTTGGACGCCACTGTCGTACTGTCGCGTGACATCGCCTCCCTGGGTATCTACCCAGCGGTCGATCCACTCGACTCGACGTCGCGCCAGCTGGACCCGATGGTTATCGGCCAGGAGCACTACGACACAGCTCGCGGCGTACAGTACGTACTGCAGCGTTACAAAGAGCTGAAGGACATCATCGCGATTCTGGGTATGGACGAACTGTCCGAAACAGACAAGCAGCTGGTATCCCGCGCTCGTAAGATTCAGCGCTTCCTGTCCCAGCCGTTCTTCGTGGCCGAAGTCTTCACTGGTTCGCCAGGTAAGTACGTTTCCCTGAAGGACACCATTGCCGGTTTCAGCGGCATTCTGAAAGGTGATTACGATCACTTGCCAGAGCAGGCGTTCTACATGGTTGGCAGCATTGAAGAAGCTGTTGAGAAAGCGAAGAAACTGTAA